A DNA window from Mus pahari chromosome 13, PAHARI_EIJ_v1.1, whole genome shotgun sequence contains the following coding sequences:
- the Bcl11a gene encoding B-cell lymphoma/leukemia 11A isoform X5: protein MNFPLGDILIFIEHKRKQCNGSLCLEKGVDKPPSPSPIEMKKASNPVEVGIQVTPEDDDCLSTSSRGICPKQEHIADKLLHWRGLSSPRSAHGALIPTPGMSAEYAPQGICKDEPSSYTCTTCKQPFTSAWFLLQHAQNTHGLRIYLESEHGSPLTPRVGIPSGLGAECPSQPPLHGIHIADNNPFNLLRIPGSVSREASGLAEGRFPPTPPLFSPPPRHHLDPHRIERLGAEEMALATHHPSAFDRVLRLNPMAMEPPAMDFSRRLRELAGNTSSPPLSPGRPSPMQRLLQPFQPGSKPPFLATPPLPPLQSAPPPSQPPVKSKSCEFCGKTFKFQSNLVVHRRSHTGEKPYKCNLCDHACTQASKLKRHMKTHMHKSSPMTVKSDDGLSTASSPEPGTSDLVGSASSALKSVVAKFKSENDPNLIPENGDEEEEEDDEEEEEEEEEEEEELTESERVDYGFGLSLEAARHHENSSRGAVVGVGDEGRALPDVMQGMVLSSMQHFSEAFHQVLGEKHKRSHLAEAEGHRDTCDEDSVAGESDRIDDGTVNGRGCSPGESASGGLSKKLLLGSPSSLSPFSKRIKLEKEFDLPPAAMPNTENVYSQWLAGYAASRQLKDPFLTFGDSRQSPFASSSEHSSENGSLRFSTPPGELDGGISGRSGTGSGGSTPHISGPGPGRPSSKEGRRSDTCEYCGKVFKNCSNLTVHRRSHTGERPYKCELCNYACAQSSKLTRHMKTHGQVGKDVYKCEICKMPFSVYSTLEKHMKKWHSDRVLNNDIKTE, encoded by the exons ATAAACTTCTGCACTGGAGGGGCCTGTCCTCCCCTCGGTCTGCACACGGAGCTCTAATCCCCACGCCCGGGATGAGTGCAGAATATGCCCCGCAGGGTATTT GTAAAGATGAGCCCAGCAGCTACACATGTACAACTTGCAAACAGCCATTCACCAGTGCATGGTTTCTCTTGCAACACGCACAGAACACTCATGGATTAAGAATCTACTTAGAAAGTGAACACGGAAGTCCCCTGACCCCGCGGGTTGGTATCCCTTCAGGACTAGGTGCAGAATGTCCTTCCCAGCCACCTCTCCATGGGATTCATATTGCAGACAATAACCCCTTTAACCTGCTAAGAATACCAGGATCAGTATCGAGAGAGGCTTCCGGCCTGGCAGAAGGGCGCTTTCCACCCACTCCCCCCCTGTTTAGTCCACCACCGAGACATCACTTGGACCCCCACCGCATAGAGCGCCtgggggcagaagagatggcccTGGCCACCCATCACCCGAGTGCCTTTGACAGGGTGCTGCGGTTGAATCCAATGGCTATGGAGCCTCCCGCCATGGATTTCTCTAGGAGACTTAGAGAGCTGGCAGGGAACACGTCTAGTCCACCGCTGTCCCCAGGCCGGCCCAGCCCTATGCAAAGGTTACTTCAACCATTCCAGCCAGGTAGCAAGCCACCCTTCCTGGCGAcgccccccctccctcctctgcaatccgcccctcctccctcccaacccccgGTCAAGTCCAAGTCATGCGAGTTCTGCGGCAAGACTTTCAAATTTCAGAGCAACTTGGTGGTGCACCGGCGCAGCCATACTGGTGAGAAGCCCTATAAGTGCAACCTGTGCGACCACGCGTGCACACAGGCCAGCAAGCTGAAGCgccacatgaagacacacatgcacaaatcgTCCCCCATGACAGTCAAGTCCGACGATGGCCTCTCCACAGCCAGCTCCCCGGAACCTGGCACCAGCGACCTGGTGGGCAGCGCCAGCAGTGCGCTCAAGTCAGTGGTGGCCAAGTTCAAGAGTGAGAACGACCCCAACTTGATCCCAGAGAAcggggatgaggaggaagaggaggacgacgaggaagaagaggaagaggaggaagaggaggaggaggagctgacgGAGAGCGAGAGGGTGGACTACGGCTTCGGGCTGAGCCTGGAGGCTGCACGCCACCATGAGAACAGCTCTCGGGGCGCAGTGGTGGGCGTGGGCGACGAGGGTCGCGCCCTGCCCGATGTCATGCAGGGCATGGTGCTCAGCTCCATGCAGCACTTCAGCGAGGCCTTCCACCAGGTCCTGGGCGAAAAGCATAAGCGCAGCCACTTGGCCGAGGCCGAGGGCCATAGGGACACTTGTGACGAAGACTCGGTGGCCGGTGAGTCAGACCGCATAGACGATGGCACTGTTAATGGTCGTGGCTGCTCCCCCGGCGAATCGGCTTCGGGGGGTCTGTCCAAAAAGCTGCTGCTGGGTAGCCCCAGCTCGCTGAGCCCCTTCTCCAAGCGCATCAAGCTGGAGAAGGAGTTTGACCTGCCCCCGGCCGCGATGCCTAACACGGAGAACGTGTATTCGCAGTGGCTCGCTGGCTATGCGGCCTCCAGGCAGCTCAAAGATCCCTTCCTTACCTTCGGAGACTCCAGACAATCGCCTTTTGCCTCCTCATCAGAGCACTCCTCGGAGAATGGAAGCTTGCGCTTCTCCACACCGCCCGGGGAGCTGGACGGAGGGATCTCAGGGCGCAGCGGCACAGGAAGTGGAGGGAGCACGCCCCATATTAGTGGTCCGGGCCCGGGCAGGCCCAGCTCAAAAGAGGGCAGACGCAGCGACACTTGTGAGTACTGTGGGAAAGTCTTCAAGAACTGTAGCAATCTCACTGTCCACAGGAGAAGCCACACGGGCGAAAGGCCTTATAAATGCGAGCTGTGCAACTATGCCTGTGCCCAGAGTAGCAAGCTCACCAGGCACATGAAAACGCATGGCCAGGTGGGGAAGGACGTTTACAAATGTGAAATTTGTAAGATGCCTTTTAGCGTGTACAGTACCCtggagaaacacatgaaaaaatggCACAGTGATCGAGTGTTGAATAATGATATAAAAACTGAATAG